A part of Salvelinus alpinus chromosome 5, SLU_Salpinus.1, whole genome shotgun sequence genomic DNA contains:
- the LOC139576809 gene encoding adhesion G protein-coupled receptor A2-like — translation MIVPGVGIPLPERLLLMLVLLSVSESRLTQACPGLITSGCSCTDERSKAHSTQTVRKRVSCGNEELSETPESGLLPNQTVTLILSNNRIRVLRNGSFVGLYALEKLDLRSNLISTIMPGAFQSLSDLRKLDLSNNRIGCLTPDMFQGLTNLAKLNLSGNILSTLDSGVFQELPSLKLVNFNSDFLSCDCGLRWMPGYFRTSTARLGDETVCAYPKSLHGKPLRGLRESQLSCDGPLELHTLSLLPSQRQVVFKGDRMPFHCTAALVDKITAMHWRHNGQLVTSDPEQGISLEASVVHDCTFITSELILSNVHVEASGEWECVVATGRGNTSRSVEIVVLENSASFCPEERVTNNRGEFKWQKTLAGITSYQFCLQLRYPSLSMGGGVVQKQASRYCDRSGSWEEGDYDNCLYTNDITRVLHTFILMPINASNAATLARQVRTYTVEASGFTDTMDVMYVAQMMEKFMEYIRPLRELSEMLVDMGSNLMQVDDQILAHAQTEKRACSSIVHSLETLAWPQLHSHAQDLSMISRNIVMEAHLIRPAHFTGMSCTAYQRRETLLGNLGMEGAEPTHEQQLRFRCTTGTHNTSLNNFPMKNAVALASVVLPASLFPPDAPSDCKLQFVAFRTGRFFPFSGNSNGPGEHVRRHSINSPVVYVGLDGCSLWNHSEAILVSLRHLTPGSEPVAAHWSLQALLQKQGGWSQEGCQLAHTDSATSTLRCSVLSNYAVLQEVPDFPHSPPMSVRVLHPVVYTCTAILLLGLFTIIIIHILHHSSINISRKSWHTLLNTCFHIAMTTAVYAGGITLTSYPMVCQAVGIALHYSSLSTLLWIGVSARVLYKEAVWRMPRQPEGESNVPPTQRPMLRFYLIAGGVPLIVCGITAAVNVNNYGDNNPYCWLVWRPSLGAFFVPTGLAVLVTWIYFLCTVFRLRHRVSKECPRFSLSSPVPESQPALGGSTSLLSTDSVVGTIHTALTPEDQYTLKVQFLVLVATHFLFLALWSCGAMAMWLTGRSSLFFSCLYGVAATVLGVFLVVHHCFRRLDVQASWLSCCPGNRRSQPIPVYMHTCTTVSGVQTTSEQGSQIFIGCHPPGDPHNTSSARSSSTPSGISSVGPGPCKLTNLLQVAQENSNNATRAPAGIITSTSTDNNNKQANNLLPTLGSVAPVQPQRRKVSGRTKQGSSQYHHRGEGRGHYRLKAMRTGGGGGSMGALGPTGIEQHNTAHPAHKQAASENGSLHHSHSESPASPLTNGNGRRVGGTVTTSPSEGSDGGSSGSRKPFPLLPSVASRVAMQGSRCSASRDNLKLAAAAEREAKRCSYPLNSITTTVPGAAPNGTIKSSVIELELDTSCTDHSQSSVGMKSMWKSETTV, via the exons agACCTTAGGAGCAACCTCATCAGCACCATCATGCCTGGAGCCTTCCAAAGTTTATCTGATCTTCGGAAGCT TGACCTGTCCAACAACCGCATTGGCTGCTTGACTCCAGACATGTTCCAGGGACTCACCAACCTCGCCAAACT GAAcctctctggaaacatcttatCTACCTTGGACTCTGGGGTCTTTCAGGAGCTCCCCTCTCTTAAGCTAGT GAACTTCAACTCTGACTTCCTGTCATGTGACTGTGGGCTGCGCTGGATGCCAGGTTACTTTCGCACCAGTACAGCGCGGCTGGGGGACGAGACCGTCTGTGCCTATCCCAAAAGCCTCCATGGAAAGCCTCTGCGTGGACTGAGGGAAAGTCAGCTGAGCTGTG ATGGGCCTCTGGAGCTGCACACCCTGTCTCTCCTGCCCTCCCAGCGCCAGGTGGTCTTCAAGGGGGACCGAATGCCCTTCCACTGCACTGCCGCCCTGGTGGACAAAATCACTGCGATGCACTGGCGCCACAACGGCCAGCTGGTGACCTCTGACCCTGAACAGGGCATCAGTCTGGAGGCCAGTGTGGTGCATGACTGCACCTTCATCACCAG TGAGCTCATCCTGTCCAACGTGCATGTGGAGGCCAGTGGAGAGTGGGAGTGTGTGGTGGCCACTGGGCGGGGCAACACTTCCCGCAGTGTGGAGATAGTGGTACTGGAGAACAGTGCCTCCTTCTGTCCGGAGGAGAGAGTCACTAACAACCGGGGGGAGTTCAA GTGGCAGAAGACCCTGGCAGGTATCACCTCCTACCAGTTCTGTCTCCAGCTGCGCTACCCCTCCCTGTCCATGGGGGGTGGTGTGGTGCAGAAGCAGGCATCACGCTACTGTGACCGCTCAGGGAGCTGGGAGGAGGGAGACTATGACAACTGTCTCTACACTAATGACATCACACGGGTCCTACACACCTTCATCCTG ATGCCCATCAATGCCTCTAATGCGGCCACTCTGGCACGTCAGGTGCGTACCTACACTGTGGAGGCATCCGGTTTCACTGACACCATGGACGTGATGTACGTGGCCCAGATGATGGAGAAATTCATGGAATATATCCGACCACTGAGAGAG CTGTCAGAGATGCTGGTGGACATGGGCAGTAACCTGATGCAGGTGGATGATCAGATCCTGGCCCATGCCCAGACAGAGAAGAGAGCCTGCAGCTCCATAGTCCACTCTCTGGAGACCCTGGCCTGGCCCCAGCTACACAGCCATGCCCAGGACCTCTCCATG ATCTCCAGGAACATTGTGATGGAGGCCCACCTTATCCGTCCGGCCCACTTCACTGGAATGAGCTGCACAGCCTACCAACGCCGGGAGACCTTGTTAGGCAACCTGGGCATGGAGGGGGCAGAGCCCACCCACGAACAGCAGCTCCGCTTCCGCTGCACCACTGGCACCCACAACACCTCCCTAAACAACTTCCCCATGAAG AATGCTGTAGCCCTGGCCTCTGTGGTTCTTCCTGCCTCTCTGTTCCCCCCGGACGCCCCGTCAGACTGTAAGCTCCAGTTTGTGGCGTTCCGTACTGGGAGGTTCTTCCCTTTCTCTGGGAACTCTAACGGTCCTGGAGAGCACGTCCGCAGACACAGTATCAACAGCCCAGTGGTCTACGTAGGCCTGG ACGGGTGCAGTCTGTGGAACCACTCGGAGGCTATCCTGGTGTCCCTGCGTCACTTGACCCCAGGCAGCGAGCCGGTCGCGGCCCACTGGAGCTTACAGGCACTGCTGCAGAAGCAGGGTGGGTGGAGCCAGGAGGGCTGCCAACTAGCCCACACTGACTCTGCCACCTCCACCCTGCGCTGTTCTGTGCTCAGCAACTACGCTGTGTTGCAG GAGGTTCCTGACTTCCCCCACTCCCCACCCATGTCAGTGAGGGTGCTCCACCCTGTGGTTTACACCTGTACTGCAATCCTTCTCCTCGGCCtcttcaccatcatcatcatacaCATACTACACCACAG TTCTATAAATATATCCAGAAAGAGCTGGCACACCTTACTCAATACCTGCTTCCACATCGCTATGACCACAGCTGTGTACGCAGGAGGCATCACCCTGACCAGCTACCCAATGGTGTGCCAGGCA GTGGGCATCGCTCTACACTACTCCTCCTTGTCTACTCTGCTGTGGATTGGTGTCAGCGCCAGAGTCCTCTACAAAGAGGCTGTCTGGAGGATGCCACGGCAGCCAGAGGGAGAGTCTAATGTTCCCCCTACTCAGCGGCCTATGCTCAG GTTCTATCTAATAGCTGGTGGTGTTCCTCTCATCGTATGTGGCATCACTGCAGCTGTCAATGTCAACAACTATGGGGACAACAACCCTTA CTGCTGGTTGGTGTGGCGGCCCAGTTTGGGGGCCTTCTTTGTCCCCACAGGCTTGGCGGTATTGGTGACCTGGATCTATTTCCTGTGCACTGTGTTTCGCCTGAGGCACCGGGTGTCCAAAGAGTGCCCAAGATTCTCCCTGTCCTCCCCTGTGCCTGAGAGCCAGCCAGCCCTGGGTGGCAGCACCAGCCTCCTGTCCACAGACTCTGTGGTGGGGACCATACATACTGCGTTGACCCCAGAGGACCAGTACACCCTGAAGGTGCAGTTCCTGGTGCTGGTAGCCACCCACTTCCTGTTCCTGGCcctgtggagctgtggagccatgGCCATGTGGCTGACAGGGCGCAGCAGCCTATTTTTCAGCTGTCTCTATGGAGTAGCTGCCACCGTGTTGGGGGTGTTCCTGGTGGTCCACCACTGCTTCCGACGCCTGGATGTGCAGGCCTCCTGGCTAAGCTGCTGTCCAGGAAATCGGCGCTCCCAGCCCATACCAGTCTACATGCACACCTGCACCACTGTGAGTGGGGTGCAGACCACCTCTGAACAGGGATCCCAGATCTTCATTGGCTGCCATCCTCCAGGGGATCCCCACAACACCTCATCAGCCAGGTCCTCCTCCACCCCCAGTGGGATCAGCAGTGTGGGCCCTGGGCCCTGCAAACTTACCAACCTGCTGCAGGTGGCACAAGAAAATAGCAACAATGCCACTCGTGCCCCAGCAGGCATCATCACCAGCACCAGTACAGACAATAACAACAAGCAAGCTAACAACCTGCTGCCCACACTAGGCTCTGTAGCCCCTGTCCagcctcagaggaggaaggtcaGTGGCAGAACTAAACAAGGGAGCAGCCAGTATCACCACCGAGGTGAAGGCAGAGGTCACTACCGTCTCAAAGCTATGAGGACTGGTGGGGGAGGGGGCAGTATGGGAGCACTGGGACCTACAGGTATAGAGCAGCACAACACCGCCCATCCAGCCCACAAACAGGCCGCTAGTGAGAATGGCAGTCTCCATCACAGCCACTCTGAAAGCCCGGCCAGCCCGCTAACCAACGGTAACGGTAGGAGAGTGGGGGGGACAGTGACCACCAGCCCCTCAGAGGGTAGCGACGGGGGCAGCAGCGGCAGCCGTAAGCCCTTCCCTCTGCTCCCCTCTGTGGCCAGCAGGGTGGCCATGCAAGGTAGTAGGTGCAGCGCCAGCCGAGACAATCTGAAACTGGCAGCGGCTGCAGAGCGGGAAGCTAAGCGCTGCTCCTACCCTCTCAACAGTATCACTACCACTGTGCCAGGGGCTGCCCCTAACGGCACCATCAAGAGCTCTGTGATAGAGCTGGAATTGGACACAAGTTGTACAGACCATTCCCAGAGCTCTGTGGGCATGAAAAGTATGTGGAAGAGTGAAACTACAGTGTga